From one Pseudomonas sp. B21-048 genomic stretch:
- a CDS encoding 4a-hydroxytetrahydrobiopterin dehydratase produces the protein MNALNQAHCEACRADAPQVSDEELPILIKQIPDWNIEVRDSVMQLEKVFLFKNFKHALAFTNAVGEISEAEGHHPGLLTEWGKVTVTWWSHSIKGLHRNDFIMAARTDEVAKNAEGRK, from the coding sequence ATGAACGCTCTGAACCAAGCCCATTGCGAAGCCTGCCGCGCCGATGCCCCTCAGGTCAGCGACGAAGAATTGCCGATCCTGATCAAGCAGATCCCTGACTGGAACATCGAAGTCCGCGACAGCGTGATGCAGCTGGAAAAAGTTTTCCTGTTCAAGAATTTCAAACACGCGCTGGCGTTCACCAACGCCGTCGGTGAAATCTCCGAGGCCGAAGGTCATCACCCTGGCCTGCTGACCGAGTGGGGCAAAGTCACCGTGACCTGGTGGAGCCACTCCATCAAAGGCCTGCACCGCAACGACTTCATCATGGCCGCACGCACCGACGAAGTGGCGAAGAACGCCGAGGGCCGCAAATAA